In Mangrovivirga cuniculi, the following proteins share a genomic window:
- a CDS encoding acyl carrier protein — protein sequence MELKIDSEDLEQMLLKIEDSFDIRFETNELAHVRTYGEFCDAIKGKISLDHSEDCTTQQAFYKLREAITKSTETEKKEITPTTELAEIFPKKTRKNQIKTLEMNLGFKLSILRPPHFVTGFLAILLLASFIVLFIDWPYGLIGLGLSIGGFRISNKLGNELDVNTVRDLSEKMTREYYVKSRRNSKTMNKNEFDEILEDWFVNFLGVRKSELTREARLF from the coding sequence ATGGAATTAAAAATCGACTCGGAAGACTTAGAGCAAATGCTTCTTAAAATCGAAGACTCCTTCGACATTCGATTTGAGACTAATGAATTAGCCCATGTTAGAACTTATGGTGAATTCTGTGACGCGATAAAAGGCAAAATCAGTCTCGACCATTCAGAAGACTGCACCACTCAACAAGCTTTTTATAAACTAAGGGAAGCAATAACAAAATCGACAGAAACTGAAAAAAAGGAAATCACTCCGACTACAGAACTTGCGGAAATATTTCCAAAAAAGACTAGAAAAAATCAGATAAAAACCCTTGAAATGAATTTGGGATTTAAGCTGTCAATATTGCGACCACCTCATTTTGTTACAGGGTTTTTAGCGATTTTGTTGTTAGCTTCATTTATCGTGCTTTTCATTGATTGGCCATATGGACTTATTGGACTTGGTCTATCAATTGGTGGATTTCGGATTTCGAATAAGTTAGGTAACGAACTTGACGTTAACACGGTCAGAGATTTATCTGAGAAGATGACAAGAGAGTATTACGTGAAATCAAGAAGGAACTCAAAGACGATGAACAAGAATGAGTTTGACGAAATACTCGAAGATTGGTTTGTAAACTTCTTAGGAGTTAGAAAGTCCGAACTGACCAGAGAAGCACGACTATTTTGA
- a CDS encoding carboxypeptidase-like regulatory domain-containing protein — translation MHNIFYSLILFVLCASNIWSQVKIKGSVIDGKYPIPGVNVIEKGQNNGSTTNIDGEFTIIVSDTNSTLIFQSIGYEYKEIGLEGKTEVQIILKPQCERDWFDAQSFEIYAVSGLLNTPVGGQLKFSFPVFFSQTTLWTGIRYQTDFDRNNLLNGEIGIHHLFVTCNFDADIISNYRKFSLEGENEVESISIEPNLNFKKFKFIIGYGMINYNGTETNNSQNSTGPIFGLGTWIGRPFNLSLVAKASIYKNITEYNGEIRRQFKRIETFGRFYKLETITEFSLGIGYNFTYRFKKQKID, via the coding sequence ATGCATAATATTTTTTATTCATTAATACTATTTGTGCTTTGTGCATCCAATATTTGGTCCCAAGTTAAAATAAAGGGTTCAGTAATTGACGGTAAATACCCAATACCTGGAGTAAATGTCATAGAAAAGGGACAAAATAATGGTTCCACAACTAACATTGATGGAGAATTCACAATAATTGTTAGTGACACTAATTCTACTTTAATATTTCAAAGTATTGGATATGAATACAAAGAAATAGGATTGGAGGGTAAAACAGAAGTCCAAATAATCCTTAAACCTCAATGTGAAAGAGATTGGTTTGATGCACAATCTTTTGAAATTTATGCTGTAAGTGGTTTACTAAATACGCCAGTTGGTGGACAACTCAAATTTTCATTTCCAGTTTTTTTTAGTCAAACAACTTTATGGACTGGAATAAGATATCAAACAGACTTTGATCGGAATAATTTATTAAATGGAGAGATTGGGATTCATCACTTATTTGTTACTTGCAATTTTGATGCTGATATTATATCAAACTATAGAAAATTCTCTTTGGAAGGTGAAAATGAAGTAGAATCAATATCTATCGAACCTAATCTCAATTTCAAAAAATTCAAATTTATTATTGGATATGGTATGATTAACTATAATGGAACTGAAACAAATAATAGTCAAAATAGCACAGGACCAATATTTGGGTTAGGAACATGGATTGGACGACCTTTCAATTTGTCGTTGGTAGCCAAAGCATCTATTTACAAAAACATTACTGAATACAACGGTGAAATACGTAGACAATTTAAGCGAATAGAAACTTTCGGAAGATTTTATAAATTAGAAACTATTACAGAGTTTAGTTTAGGAATTGGATATAATTTTACTTACAGATTCAAAAAACAAAAAATTGACTAA
- a CDS encoding type II toxin-antitoxin system RelE/ParE family toxin, translating into MIKTFGDKETEKVFDGIRSKKLPEDIQRIGRRKLRMINNSFSINDLKIPPANRLEKLSGDLKDYHSIRINKQWRIIFKWENNDAFYVSIVDYH; encoded by the coding sequence TTGATAAAGACATTTGGAGATAAAGAAACTGAGAAGGTCTTTGATGGAATAAGATCAAAAAAACTTCCAGAGGACATTCAAAGAATCGGCAGACGTAAATTGAGAATGATAAACAACTCATTTTCAATAAATGATTTAAAAATTCCTCCTGCTAATAGATTAGAAAAACTATCAGGTGATCTTAAAGATTATCATAGTATCAGAATAAATAAGCAGTGGAGAATAATTTTCAAATGGGAAAATAACGATGCTTTTTATGTATCAATTGTTGATTATCATTAA
- a CDS encoding HigA family addiction module antitoxin, whose amino-acid sequence MEKLPNIHPGEVLKEEFLEPLNISAYRLSKETFIPQTRISEIIHGRRRITADTALRFSKFFGTSAKFWMGLQDDFDLEEQKEKSKQEIQDIKNYSNVA is encoded by the coding sequence ATGGAAAAACTACCTAACATACATCCTGGAGAAGTTCTAAAGGAAGAATTTTTAGAGCCTTTAAACATAAGTGCATATAGATTATCAAAGGAGACTTTTATTCCGCAAACAAGAATAAGTGAAATTATTCATGGCAGAAGAAGAATCACTGCCGATACTGCACTAAGGTTTTCAAAGTTTTTTGGGACCTCAGCTAAATTCTGGATGGGGTTACAGGACGATTTTGATCTAGAAGAACAAAAAGAGAAATCAAAACAAGAAATACAGGACATTAAAAATTATAGTAACGTAGCCTAA